A genomic window from Candidatus Methylacidiphilum fumarolicum includes:
- a CDS encoding TonB-dependent receptor plug domain-containing protein, whose protein sequence is MTVYQVFAIIGYATIFMSISIPVLCYAGEELPTTRSSPLLSDNSSNDPLLLGGGPESWDTPQHDSNILSPSSVYGGSSQLPRNLGSLQPLLAQNSLSSSASSTSTSSSASSAPSGSTQAISMPETIVSTTSESVLPSEYEINSVYGMPTNIIDTPRSVQVITKQEIEQSAFVTQNVMSLMYMAPGLYMGTTFGEFSVPNIRGMPANKYINGMLSFLPGTGYEGGPMNMNDFDQINIVQGPTMPSLLSIRAAGGYLDIQTKRPYFDTFHGYATVWEGMYDQNVWQADVGGPINDKLAFRFSYLGDYSGNYYYNDYLHNEAFYGALSFRPYDNYEIFFNNSFYTEGYNEIGGINRPTQELISDHEYLSAFIPNVFLGPPVLVDHHKVNYNIGPELYNYGVSVLPKYYNTIHFVPLSAIGGYRANLLNPGSGGFVVSERGQIIQRINIDDGFQIINNSNFEWFTYNYQNFTPYNIYTPGSWVGQNNTSILLNFDTPIGGDKETLAEEKGDQSDQKNLPLKKKQPFRIHHTVNTGFEVDYANMIVYEGDFEQTFNPWNMGPLADAVYPSYFQYNLPGRPWFTKYLYQDVPIPGRPGQVFNPGNFSSTDSETWYLRPYWQHQIDFGEHFSIFMGASVLSLMGTAQNPVGTPSTYYDFGEALHPTGHYFSTVIPNFDFSPRWKPNEWTTVYFDFQQAYLAETGAFYGLSPLTSNFDLHLHQRLFSGGVNFSLLNGKLNILTAAFDQLFQELESFKKVLLVPVPIDVVGATMQVVYQPDRHLWLVANASYIQGTFDYGPPLTTGPSMDQPYPSNYVLLNPAKYPFDLFGYFPFGTYNYVGWPNFQTSFMATYTLDSGIGFFASFNATSPQYLAYDYQVRIPWQYTLNLGISYTSPDKHWTARVWFWNVTDQHNWMTSGSGFATSFNNYDELMVSWPFWIQGQVSYQF, encoded by the coding sequence TCAAGTCAACTTCCAAGAAATCTTGGAAGCCTACAACCCCTACTGGCTCAAAACTCATTATCATCCTCAGCTTCTTCGACTTCTACTTCTTCATCTGCTTCCTCGGCACCATCTGGTAGCACCCAGGCAATCTCCATGCCCGAAACTATTGTTTCGACAACCAGTGAATCTGTCTTGCCAAGCGAATACGAAATCAATTCCGTCTACGGCATGCCGACAAATATTATTGATACTCCAAGAAGTGTCCAAGTTATTACCAAGCAAGAAATTGAGCAATCCGCTTTCGTTACACAAAATGTGATGTCGCTAATGTATATGGCCCCAGGACTTTATATGGGAACTACCTTTGGAGAATTCTCAGTCCCCAATATCCGCGGCATGCCAGCCAACAAATACATCAACGGGATGCTTTCCTTCCTGCCTGGCACAGGCTATGAAGGTGGTCCCATGAATATGAACGACTTTGATCAGATCAACATTGTGCAAGGCCCCACCATGCCTAGCCTCCTTTCGATACGAGCTGCTGGAGGCTATCTTGATATCCAAACCAAACGACCCTATTTTGATACTTTTCACGGCTATGCGACTGTGTGGGAGGGTATGTACGATCAAAACGTTTGGCAGGCCGATGTGGGAGGCCCCATCAATGACAAGCTTGCCTTTCGGTTCAGCTATCTGGGTGACTACTCGGGTAACTACTATTATAATGATTATCTTCACAATGAGGCCTTTTATGGGGCATTGAGCTTCCGTCCTTACGACAACTACGAGATCTTCTTCAATAATTCGTTCTACACAGAAGGCTATAACGAAATTGGTGGAATTAACCGACCTACTCAAGAGCTTATTTCCGACCATGAATATCTTTCTGCTTTTATACCGAACGTATTTCTAGGCCCACCAGTATTGGTTGATCACCATAAGGTCAACTATAATATTGGACCGGAGTTGTATAACTATGGGGTTTCTGTCCTACCAAAGTATTATAACACTATTCATTTTGTTCCTTTATCAGCAATTGGTGGCTATCGGGCAAATCTTTTAAATCCTGGCTCTGGAGGATTTGTAGTCAGTGAGAGAGGCCAGATTATCCAAAGGATTAACATCGACGATGGATTTCAGATCATCAACAATAGCAACTTTGAGTGGTTCACCTATAACTACCAAAATTTTACGCCTTATAATATCTATACCCCTGGCTCTTGGGTAGGACAAAACAACACGTCAATCCTCCTTAACTTCGACACTCCTATCGGAGGTGACAAGGAAACACTAGCAGAAGAAAAAGGGGATCAGAGCGATCAAAAAAATCTTCCCCTAAAAAAGAAGCAACCGTTCCGGATCCACCATACCGTTAATACAGGATTTGAAGTCGATTATGCCAATATGATTGTCTACGAGGGCGACTTCGAACAGACTTTTAATCCATGGAATATGGGTCCTTTGGCGGATGCGGTCTACCCTTCCTATTTTCAGTATAATTTGCCTGGTAGACCTTGGTTTACCAAATACCTCTATCAGGACGTCCCGATTCCTGGCCGTCCTGGTCAGGTGTTTAATCCAGGCAATTTTAGTTCGACTGATTCAGAGACCTGGTACTTGCGACCTTACTGGCAGCATCAGATAGACTTTGGGGAACACTTTTCGATTTTCATGGGAGCAAGTGTCTTGAGCCTTATGGGTACGGCTCAGAATCCAGTAGGGACACCCAGCACCTACTATGACTTTGGCGAGGCGCTCCATCCTACTGGACACTACTTTTCTACTGTTATCCCTAACTTTGACTTCAGCCCTCGTTGGAAGCCGAATGAGTGGACAACTGTCTATTTTGATTTTCAACAGGCCTATTTAGCTGAAACTGGAGCTTTTTACGGCCTTTCCCCCTTGACAAGCAACTTCGATCTTCACCTCCATCAGCGACTCTTCAGCGGAGGGGTCAACTTCAGCCTGCTCAATGGCAAGCTGAACATTTTGACTGCAGCCTTCGATCAGTTGTTTCAAGAATTAGAATCTTTCAAGAAGGTCCTTCTTGTTCCGGTGCCAATCGATGTGGTTGGAGCCACAATGCAAGTTGTCTATCAGCCGGATCGTCATTTATGGCTTGTAGCCAATGCCTCGTATATCCAGGGTACATTCGACTATGGTCCACCCCTAACCACAGGTCCGAGCATGGATCAGCCTTATCCAAGCAATTATGTTCTTCTCAATCCAGCGAAATATCCATTCGACTTATTTGGATATTTTCCATTTGGGACATATAACTATGTTGGCTGGCCTAATTTCCAAACCTCGTTCATGGCGACCTATACATTGGATTCTGGGATCGGTTTTTTTGCATCCTTTAACGCTACAAGCCCACAATATCTCGCCTATGATTACCAAGTGAGGATTCCTTGGCAGTATACGCTTAACCTTGGAATTAGTTACACGAGTCCTGACAAACATTGGACAGCCCGTGTATGGTTTTGGAACGTCACTGATCAGCACAACTGGATGACATCCGGTAGTGGATTTGCGACTTCCTTCAACAATTATGACGAGCTCATGGTTTCTTGGCCATTTTGGATCCAAGGTCAAGTGAGTTACCAATTTTAG
- a CDS encoding ComF family protein, protein MDLLQKILWEIQREAQCFLSLIYPPPKLPNLSIYPLDPPFCYHCCLPFPKELPYLKNCKICSTQPRSFLFARAGFVFSGLVQEVIQRVKYHNEYHLIGILEEWLEKGYKKYIAGWRCHGVVPVPLHPKKFRKRGFNLAEELALSLCRRQQLEYLPALKRVKFSQQQTGLSLLEKSINIRDSFRLKRGFDLSAKNLLIIDDIMFTGATVEACAEVLKKEGRAQEIAVLTIARN, encoded by the coding sequence ATGGATCTTTTACAGAAAATACTATGGGAAATCCAAAGGGAAGCTCAATGTTTTCTTTCTTTAATTTATCCACCACCCAAGCTTCCCAACCTATCTATCTACCCTCTTGATCCTCCCTTTTGTTATCATTGTTGCCTACCCTTTCCTAAAGAATTACCCTATCTTAAAAACTGCAAAATTTGCTCGACCCAACCTAGATCTTTTCTTTTTGCAAGAGCAGGATTTGTCTTCAGTGGGCTAGTCCAAGAAGTGATTCAACGGGTGAAATACCACAACGAATACCACCTTATTGGTATCCTTGAAGAATGGCTAGAAAAAGGCTACAAAAAATACATTGCTGGCTGGCGTTGCCATGGAGTGGTCCCAGTTCCATTGCATCCTAAGAAATTTAGAAAAAGAGGCTTTAATTTGGCTGAAGAACTTGCCCTATCTCTTTGCCGCCGTCAACAGTTAGAGTACTTACCAGCATTGAAAAGAGTCAAGTTTAGTCAGCAACAAACAGGCCTTTCTTTACTAGAGAAAAGCATTAACATAAGAGATAGCTTTAGACTGAAAAGGGGCTTTGACTTATCAGCTAAGAACTTATTGATTATAGACGATATAATGTTTACAGGGGCAACGGTTGAAGCATGCGCGGAAGTCTTGAAAAAAGAGGGCAGAGCTCAGGAAATAGCCGTTTTAACTATCGCTAGAAACTAA
- a CDS encoding CPBP family intramembrane glutamic endopeptidase has product MFLIFFSFIFASAISPFAYLLFFSISGPLSFIRFYHRLLEIILLAVVFLFRKHLGIYHWADIGFKRPVFRPLLYGLGWAIGIVGFSFVIEPEILGKIIRFPHATGSIEDSLKIFSKAAAVAIIEEVMMRGILLGVFMRSIGELPALVASAGVFSLSHFLNNKPQNYPDFHPTLGSGFQVLLEMFQPVLRLEWISIQGLILFLLGILLGVAYINGKNIWQPIGIHGGIVFLVHSQSWIEPERLLSDSKESVILAVFSAILWIFYRKYYGKSKGKLNVFFL; this is encoded by the coding sequence TTGTTCCTGATTTTTTTTTCTTTTATCTTTGCATCAGCCATAAGTCCTTTCGCCTATCTTCTTTTTTTTTCGATAAGCGGCCCTCTTTCTTTTATTCGTTTTTATCACAGACTCCTTGAAATCATTTTGCTGGCAGTAGTTTTTCTTTTTCGAAAGCATCTTGGCATTTACCACTGGGCAGATATAGGTTTTAAAAGACCAGTCTTTAGACCCCTTTTGTATGGCTTAGGATGGGCCATAGGGATAGTAGGCTTTTCTTTTGTTATAGAACCAGAAATCCTTGGCAAAATCATTCGTTTTCCACACGCTACAGGTTCCATAGAGGATAGTCTCAAAATTTTCTCCAAAGCGGCCGCAGTTGCCATTATCGAAGAGGTAATGATGAGAGGAATACTGCTTGGAGTTTTTATGAGATCCATTGGAGAGCTGCCTGCTCTTGTTGCCAGTGCTGGGGTTTTCTCTCTTTCCCATTTTTTGAATAATAAACCGCAAAATTATCCTGATTTCCATCCCACCCTGGGAAGTGGTTTCCAAGTCCTACTGGAGATGTTTCAACCAGTCCTACGCCTAGAATGGATTTCTATCCAAGGACTCATTTTATTTTTGCTCGGCATCCTTTTGGGAGTAGCCTATATAAACGGGAAAAACATATGGCAGCCTATTGGTATCCATGGGGGCATTGTTTTTTTAGTACATTCCCAAAGCTGGATAGAACCTGAAAGGCTACTGTCTGACAGTAAAGAAAGTGTCATACTGGCAGTTTTTTCTGCTATATTATGGATCTTTTACAGAAAATACTATGGGAAATCCAAAGGGAAGCTCAATGTTTTCTTTCTTTAA
- a CDS encoding acetyl-CoA carboxylase carboxyltransferase subunit alpha translates to MHSNGYLDFEKPIVEVIEQIERLKTNNGLSAEELEKQRNILNTKLEELKKTIYSSLSPWQRVQIARHPKRPYFLDYIKRLSSDFFELNGDRLFGNDLSIVGGFLTIDGIKAMAIGQMKGRTLKENLARNFGCPLPEGYRKALRLMKLANKFHLPIITFIDTAGAYPGIGSEERHVGAAIATNLMEMSGFTVPIVSVVIGEGGSGGALGIGVADRILMMENAYYSVISPEGCAAILWKDKKHAPQAAKLLKLTAQELLELGIIDQIIPEPKGAAHWDWDQATEILKEYILSNIKALKALSPKELLEKRYLRYRKIGQWIEKP, encoded by the coding sequence ATGCATTCTAACGGCTATTTGGATTTCGAAAAGCCCATTGTTGAAGTAATAGAACAAATTGAGCGGTTAAAGACCAACAATGGTTTATCCGCTGAAGAATTAGAAAAACAAAGAAACATTCTAAACACCAAACTCGAAGAACTAAAAAAAACGATTTATTCTAGTCTAAGCCCATGGCAAAGGGTTCAAATTGCCCGCCATCCTAAAAGACCCTATTTTCTAGATTACATCAAAAGGCTATCCTCCGATTTTTTTGAACTCAATGGAGACAGACTCTTTGGTAACGATTTATCTATCGTCGGGGGCTTCCTGACTATTGATGGAATAAAAGCAATGGCAATAGGACAAATGAAAGGAAGAACACTCAAAGAAAACCTAGCCAGGAATTTCGGTTGTCCTCTTCCCGAAGGTTATAGAAAAGCCTTAAGACTGATGAAACTTGCCAATAAGTTTCATCTTCCTATTATTACATTCATTGACACGGCTGGAGCTTACCCTGGAATTGGATCAGAAGAAAGGCATGTTGGAGCGGCTATCGCTACCAATCTTATGGAAATGTCAGGCTTCACTGTGCCCATTGTTTCGGTTGTTATAGGCGAGGGAGGAAGCGGTGGAGCTTTAGGTATAGGGGTTGCTGACAGAATTTTGATGATGGAAAATGCCTATTATTCGGTGATCTCTCCTGAAGGATGTGCAGCTATTCTGTGGAAAGACAAAAAGCATGCTCCACAAGCCGCAAAATTACTTAAACTAACTGCTCAAGAGCTTCTTGAACTTGGGATTATAGACCAGATCATTCCTGAGCCTAAAGGAGCTGCTCACTGGGACTGGGATCAAGCCACCGAAATCCTTAAGGAGTATATTCTTTCAAATATAAAAGCTTTAAAAGCCCTAAGCCCTAAGGAACTGTTAGAAAAAAGATACCTCCGTTATAGGAAAATAGGCCAGTGGATAGAAAAGCCCTAG
- the ribH gene encoding 6,7-dimethyl-8-ribityllumazine synthase, with translation MEQKALFRFAIVVSSYHKEYTSRLVESALDILQGHKVDVFWVPGAFEIPLQAQRLARKKIYDCILCFGIVWQGKTAHAAEILRACTDALMRIGLENDLPIIHEVLSIRTQSQAKARTMGKLNRGIEGAKTALEVLSLKFDNTEA, from the coding sequence ATGGAACAGAAGGCACTGTTTCGCTTTGCTATCGTGGTTAGTTCCTATCACAAGGAATATACCAGTCGGCTTGTCGAGTCAGCTCTGGATATACTTCAGGGACACAAAGTCGATGTCTTTTGGGTGCCGGGGGCATTCGAAATTCCCCTGCAGGCCCAAAGACTTGCCCGCAAAAAAATTTATGACTGCATTCTCTGTTTTGGGATCGTCTGGCAAGGAAAGACGGCACATGCGGCTGAAATCCTGCGAGCTTGTACTGACGCTTTGATGAGGATAGGGCTTGAAAACGATCTCCCAATCATTCACGAAGTGCTTTCGATACGTACTCAATCCCAGGCTAAAGCACGAACAATGGGCAAGCTCAACCGAGGAATAGAAGGAGCAAAAACGGCCTTGGAAGTATTGTCACTGAAATTTGACAACACGGAAGCATAG
- the nusB gene encoding transcription antitermination factor NusB, producing the protein MVLLMTSRRKIRELIIQFLYQWEMNKESPFEQILSLFWDVAEIKEEDKKVVEEWIRDIVKRKKTIEEKINSYIKNWSLDRLAIVDKCILMLGIYEILYRKDIPPAVTINESVEIAKKYSTEASGKFVNGVLDAIRKESGRQAWITSS; encoded by the coding sequence ATGGTTCTTCTAATGACAAGCAGGCGTAAAATTCGAGAACTTATTATTCAATTTCTTTATCAGTGGGAAATGAACAAAGAGAGTCCTTTTGAACAGATACTTAGCCTTTTTTGGGATGTTGCAGAGATAAAGGAGGAGGATAAAAAAGTTGTAGAAGAATGGATTAGAGATATTGTAAAAAGAAAAAAAACGATAGAAGAAAAGATCAACAGTTATATCAAAAACTGGAGTCTCGACCGGCTAGCTATTGTGGATAAGTGCATTCTCATGCTAGGAATCTATGAGATTCTTTACAGAAAAGATATTCCTCCCGCAGTAACTATTAACGAATCTGTTGAAATTGCCAAAAAATATAGTACAGAGGCATCTGGAAAATTTGTCAATGGGGTACTTGATGCGATCCGAAAGGAGTCTGGTAGACAAGCTTGGATAACAAGTAGCTAA
- the ftsY gene encoding signal recognition particle-docking protein FtsY yields the protein MSFWKNLVGKFTTLIGQKELVDWEAILIESDLGINLSQKLYSLLEKEKLLTRTDLAERRIRKELIAILGNDSLSFPIGQPGVILLVGVNGGGKTTTAAKLAYKFKSEGKKVYLAACDTFRAAATEQLKIWADKLELPVISAREGVDAASVAFRAFSQASQSQADYLIVDTAGRQANKKNLMLELGKIKKTLEKASGQIPLFVLLVVDGTSGSNVLIQAREFHEALGLSAMVVTKLDSSAKGGMIAAVKYELGIPTLFIGRGENLEALEAFSPEGFIEEFFSR from the coding sequence ATGTCATTTTGGAAAAACTTAGTAGGAAAATTTACAACGCTTATTGGTCAAAAAGAACTGGTAGATTGGGAAGCTATACTAATCGAATCAGACTTAGGGATAAATCTATCTCAAAAGCTTTATAGCTTGCTTGAAAAAGAAAAATTATTGACTAGAACTGATTTAGCTGAAAGAAGAATCCGTAAAGAGCTTATCGCTATTCTTGGAAACGACAGCCTTTCTTTTCCTATTGGCCAGCCAGGAGTCATTCTTCTTGTAGGGGTTAATGGAGGGGGTAAAACGACTACTGCGGCAAAACTCGCATATAAGTTCAAGAGCGAAGGAAAAAAAGTCTATTTAGCTGCCTGTGATACCTTTAGAGCTGCAGCAACCGAACAGCTGAAAATTTGGGCTGACAAGCTTGAGCTACCAGTCATCTCAGCAAGAGAGGGTGTAGATGCTGCCAGTGTTGCTTTTAGAGCTTTTAGCCAAGCATCCCAATCTCAAGCTGATTATTTGATTGTAGATACGGCTGGTAGACAAGCGAACAAGAAAAATCTCATGTTAGAATTAGGGAAAATTAAAAAGACATTAGAAAAAGCATCTGGCCAGATTCCGCTTTTTGTTTTATTGGTTGTCGATGGGACTTCTGGATCTAATGTCTTAATTCAAGCCAGAGAATTTCACGAGGCTTTAGGACTAAGCGCCATGGTTGTAACCAAACTCGATAGTTCTGCTAAAGGAGGAATGATTGCTGCTGTTAAATATGAACTAGGTATTCCAACCTTGTTTATTGGTCGTGGAGAAAATCTAGAGGCTTTGGAAGCATTTAGTCCGGAGGGTTTTATTGAAGAGTTTTTCTCTCGATGA
- the ribD gene encoding bifunctional diaminohydroxyphosphoribosylaminopyrimidine deaminase/5-amino-6-(5-phosphoribosylamino)uracil reductase RibD, with translation MKSFSLDDRYWMQEAFKLALLGEGLTSPNPSVGAVIVKNGIIIGKGYHKKAGAPHAEIEAIEDAKRHGYSVSGSTLYVTLEPCTCWGKTPPCSLRIIEEKISRVVAGSPDPNPKNKPRAMELFRAQGIDFSWEIHSEAIFLNRGFYHWIVTGKPWVIGKMAMAIDGSFSAGIGDEKWISGLPARTVAHTLRMISDGILIGAQTARHDNPLLTIRHVDKKYKVQPWRAIVSLSGRLPKELFLFTDSFKERTLLFVRVPLEMVLEELGSRTVTTLLVEGGKTIFQAFLSKGLIHEVAFFLSPLIIGKAHHTEWGNSLIESKALSSPIPLIYPSWENLKGDIYCRGLLLKGAQFLEEIRNQVINLANV, from the coding sequence TTGAAGAGTTTTTCTCTCGATGATCGTTACTGGATGCAAGAAGCCTTTAAACTGGCTCTTTTAGGGGAAGGTTTGACTAGCCCTAATCCCTCTGTGGGCGCTGTGATTGTTAAGAATGGGATAATCATTGGAAAGGGTTATCATAAAAAAGCTGGAGCTCCTCATGCAGAAATCGAAGCTATAGAAGATGCCAAGAGGCATGGCTACTCAGTCAGCGGCTCTACTTTGTATGTAACCCTGGAGCCTTGTACATGCTGGGGGAAAACCCCTCCCTGCAGTTTGCGAATTATTGAAGAGAAAATAAGTCGGGTTGTGGCTGGTTCTCCAGATCCCAATCCAAAAAATAAGCCGAGAGCCATGGAGCTTTTTCGTGCTCAGGGGATCGATTTTTCATGGGAGATCCATTCAGAGGCAATTTTTCTTAATCGAGGATTTTATCATTGGATTGTAACTGGAAAACCCTGGGTGATAGGTAAGATGGCTATGGCTATTGATGGAAGCTTTTCTGCTGGGATTGGAGATGAGAAATGGATTTCAGGGCTTCCGGCACGAACCGTTGCTCATACACTAAGGATGATTTCTGACGGTATTTTAATTGGAGCCCAGACAGCCAGGCATGATAACCCTCTGTTGACTATCCGGCATGTAGATAAAAAATATAAAGTCCAACCTTGGAGAGCTATTGTGAGCCTTTCGGGAAGGCTGCCGAAAGAACTTTTTCTTTTTACTGATTCTTTTAAAGAAAGAACATTACTCTTTGTTAGAGTTCCTTTAGAGATGGTTTTAGAAGAGTTGGGTTCAAGGACCGTTACAACTTTACTTGTGGAAGGAGGAAAAACGATTTTTCAGGCTTTCCTTTCTAAAGGACTCATTCATGAGGTGGCGTTTTTTCTTTCTCCACTGATTATAGGCAAAGCCCATCACACCGAATGGGGCAATTCTTTGATTGAATCAAAGGCTTTGTCTAGTCCTATTCCTTTGATCTATCCATCTTGGGAAAATTTAAAAGGGGATATTTATTGTCGTGGACTTTTATTAAAGGGTGCTCAGTTCCTTGAAGAGATTCGCAATCAAGTTATTAATCTAGCTAATGTATGA